A portion of the Corynebacterium occultum genome contains these proteins:
- a CDS encoding HPr family phosphocarrier protein yields MFSKTVTVGSKAGLHARPAALVAEAAATFDEEVFLELVGDPTAERTEADSSLMIMALGAEHGEEVLVSSESGEAVAQIAGMIERELDTP; encoded by the coding sequence GTGTTTTCCAAGACTGTGACCGTTGGTTCCAAGGCCGGCCTGCATGCCCGGCCGGCTGCGCTGGTGGCGGAGGCGGCCGCCACCTTCGATGAGGAGGTCTTCCTCGAGTTGGTCGGTGACCCCACCGCAGAGCGCACCGAGGCTGATTCCTCGCTGATGATCATGGCTCTGGGGGCTGAGCACGGTGAGGAAGTGCTGGTGTCCTCCGAAAGCGGGGAGGCGGTCGCCCAGATCGCGGGGATGATCGAGCGCGAACTCGATACCCCCTGA
- a CDS encoding uracil-xanthine permease family protein, protein MNTSFGWTVHGDGKKILPGAVVAPEERLSWPRTIGIGMQHVVAMFGATLLVPTLTGFPVNTTLLFSGLGTIIFLLITRNRLPSYLGSSFAFIAPLSASQAYGIGAQIGGVLITGLALVLVGMIVKILGRKVIDAVMPPAVTGAIVALIGLNLAPTATANYGQQPLVATVTMVSILVLTVAGRGMISRLAILLGVIIGWVFAALSGNLGEDVAQTIREAAWIGLPEFHTPEFQLSAILVTLPVLVVLIAENVGHVKAVSAMTGRNLDDLAGPALIGDGLATTLAGGFGGSGTTTYAENIGVMAATKVYSTAAYWVAAITAIALAFIPKFGALIFTIPTGVLGGATIVLYGLIGLLGVRIWMDAKVDFNNPVNLTAAAVALIAGIGNLTLTVFGVTLEGIAWGSVGIIIGYPILKWLYTHVGEGRQASY, encoded by the coding sequence GTGAACACCTCCTTTGGCTGGACCGTCCACGGTGACGGCAAGAAGATCCTCCCGGGCGCTGTGGTTGCCCCGGAGGAGAGACTCAGTTGGCCCCGCACCATCGGCATCGGCATGCAGCATGTGGTGGCCATGTTCGGTGCCACCCTCCTGGTCCCCACCTTGACCGGTTTTCCGGTAAATACTACTTTGCTGTTCTCCGGGCTCGGCACCATCATCTTCCTGCTCATCACCCGGAATCGCCTGCCCTCCTACCTGGGCAGCTCCTTCGCCTTCATCGCCCCACTCTCCGCCAGCCAGGCATATGGCATCGGAGCCCAGATCGGTGGCGTCCTCATCACCGGCCTGGCACTGGTCCTAGTCGGCATGATCGTCAAGATTCTGGGCCGGAAGGTCATTGATGCGGTGATGCCGCCAGCGGTGACCGGCGCGATCGTCGCCCTCATCGGCCTGAACCTGGCACCCACCGCCACCGCCAACTATGGGCAGCAGCCCCTGGTGGCCACGGTGACCATGGTGTCCATCCTGGTGCTCACGGTTGCCGGTCGGGGCATGATCTCCCGCCTGGCGATCCTGCTCGGGGTGATCATCGGCTGGGTGTTCGCCGCATTGAGCGGCAACCTCGGTGAGGACGTGGCACAAACCATCAGGGAGGCGGCCTGGATCGGGCTGCCCGAATTCCACACCCCCGAATTCCAGCTCTCCGCAATCCTGGTCACTCTCCCCGTGTTGGTGGTGCTGATCGCGGAGAATGTCGGTCATGTCAAGGCGGTCAGCGCAATGACCGGCCGTAACCTCGATGACCTGGCCGGTCCTGCCCTGATCGGCGATGGCCTGGCCACCACCCTCGCGGGTGGTTTCGGTGGTTCCGGTACCACCACCTACGCCGAGAACATCGGGGTGATGGCGGCAACCAAGGTGTATTCCACCGCCGCCTACTGGGTGGCTGCGATCACCGCCATCGCCTTGGCCTTCATCCCGAAGTTCGGTGCCCTGATCTTCACCATCCCCACCGGCGTGCTCGGCGGGGCCACCATCGTGCTCTACGGTCTGATCGGCCTGCTGGGGGTGCGCATCTGGATGGATGCCAAGGTCGATTTCAACAACCCGGTGAACCTCACCGCCGCGGCAGTCGCCCTGATCGCGGGTATCGGCAACCTGACTCTGACAGTGTTCGGGGTCACCCTGGAGGGCATCGCCTGGGGCTCAGTCGGCATCATCATCGGCTACCCGATTCTCAAGTGGCTCTACACCCATGTCGGAGAGGGCCGTCAGGCCAGCTACTGA
- the hflX gene encoding GTPase HflX gives MTQSNNDDLLARAFRDHLPTTPPVEDPGEDQSGLLRPGAVEPGENAPTTGDLDLEARNARRQMGQDSTIRSDDAADIYEVEYRKVRLEQVVLVGMWTEGTTAEIEASVAELAALAETAGAEVVETLYQKRDKPDPGTYIGSGKVNELRDIIEATGADTVICDGELTPGQLVALENALNTKVIDRTMLILDIFAQHATSKEGKAQVSLAQMEYLITRVRGWGTSLSRQAGGRAGSNGGVGLRGPGETKIETDRRRLRTDMAKLRRELSGMKTAREIKRSRRRASTIPQIAIAGYTNAGKSSLINAMTNAGVLVEDALFATLDPTTRRAELADGRSVVFTDTVGFVRHLPTQLVEAFKSTLEEVLGADLMLHVVDGSDPFPLKQIEAVNKVVLDVVRETGEEAPAEIIVVNKIDQADPLALAELRHALDDVVFISAMTGEGIPELEARIELFLNSLDAHIRVLLPFTRGELVSRLHEYGTVLSEEYTTEGTLVDVRLPQSMVGELKEFLVEFPEDTVAEEDTEAVADLEDLGGATGTEK, from the coding sequence ATGACTCAATCGAACAATGATGATCTGCTGGCCCGGGCTTTCCGGGACCACCTTCCCACGACCCCGCCCGTCGAGGACCCCGGCGAGGATCAGTCGGGACTGTTACGCCCAGGGGCGGTAGAACCCGGGGAAAATGCCCCCACCACCGGTGATCTTGACCTGGAGGCGAGAAATGCTCGCCGCCAGATGGGGCAGGATTCCACCATCCGTTCCGATGATGCCGCTGACATCTACGAAGTGGAGTACCGCAAGGTCCGCCTCGAGCAGGTGGTTCTGGTCGGCATGTGGACCGAAGGCACCACCGCTGAGATCGAGGCCTCGGTGGCTGAGCTGGCCGCCCTGGCTGAGACCGCCGGTGCTGAAGTCGTCGAAACTCTCTATCAGAAGCGGGATAAGCCGGACCCCGGCACCTATATCGGCAGCGGTAAGGTCAACGAGCTGCGTGACATCATCGAGGCCACCGGTGCTGACACCGTGATCTGTGATGGTGAGCTGACCCCCGGCCAGCTGGTGGCCCTGGAGAATGCGCTCAATACCAAGGTGATTGACCGCACCATGCTCATCCTGGACATCTTCGCCCAGCACGCCACCTCCAAGGAGGGCAAGGCGCAGGTTTCCCTGGCACAGATGGAGTACCTGATCACCCGGGTGCGTGGTTGGGGTACGAGCCTCTCCCGCCAGGCTGGTGGCCGGGCAGGTTCCAATGGTGGTGTCGGTCTGCGTGGTCCCGGTGAAACCAAGATCGAGACCGACCGTCGCCGCCTGCGTACCGACATGGCGAAGCTGCGCCGGGAACTGTCGGGGATGAAGACCGCGCGGGAGATCAAGCGTTCCCGCCGACGGGCTTCCACGATCCCCCAGATCGCGATCGCCGGTTACACCAACGCCGGCAAGTCTTCGCTGATCAACGCAATGACCAATGCCGGGGTTCTGGTTGAGGATGCGCTCTTCGCCACCCTGGACCCCACCACCCGCCGCGCTGAGCTGGCGGATGGCCGTTCGGTGGTCTTCACCGACACCGTCGGTTTTGTCCGTCACCTGCCCACCCAGCTGGTGGAGGCCTTCAAGTCGACACTGGAGGAGGTGCTGGGTGCCGATCTCATGCTGCATGTGGTGGACGGTTCCGACCCTTTCCCGCTGAAGCAGATCGAGGCCGTCAATAAGGTGGTCCTGGATGTGGTCCGCGAAACCGGAGAGGAGGCTCCGGCGGAGATCATCGTGGTCAACAAGATCGACCAGGCTGATCCACTCGCCCTGGCCGAGCTACGCCACGCCCTTGATGACGTGGTCTTCATCTCCGCCATGACGGGGGAGGGGATCCCGGAGCTCGAGGCCCGGATCGAGCTCTTCCTCAATTCGCTCGACGCCCACATCAGGGTGCTGCTCCCCTTCACCCGAGGTGAGCTGGTTTCCCGGCTCCACGAGTACGGCACCGTGCTCAGCGAGGAGTACACCACTGAAGGAACCCTGGTTGATGTGCGGCTGCCGCAGTCAATGGTCGGTGAGCTCAAGGAGTTCCTGGTGGAATTCCCGGAGGACACCGTAGCCGAGGAGGATACCGAGGCCGTGGCTGATCTTGAGGATCTCGGCGGGGCCACCGGCACTGAGAAGTAG
- the dapF gene encoding diaminopimelate epimerase has protein sequence MRYAKGHATENDFLIIEDHQGQHLLPPALVAALCDRRAGLGADGILRVIRAGALLESGEIAELGTGIKTSDWFMDYRNADGSLAEMCGNGVRLFAHWLHSRGLVDTAEFTVGTRAGARLVKVHSCTPQAAEVSVAMGPARVTGISEAFFGSHRVAGLGVDLGNPHLAAVIPGLSPAELATWELSEPTYDEGFFPEGVNVEIVTEAVADSVHMRVHERGVGETRSCGTGTVAAARAALADAGKVDGRLTVVVPGGQVEVEIQGDQSTLTGPSRILAEGEVSLAGLSWQRPAGRGLAERGAQ, from the coding sequence CTGCGCTACGCCAAGGGACACGCCACCGAAAATGACTTCCTCATCATCGAGGACCACCAGGGCCAACATCTGCTGCCCCCGGCACTGGTCGCAGCACTCTGCGATCGGCGCGCCGGGTTGGGGGCCGATGGCATCCTGCGGGTGATCCGCGCCGGGGCGTTGCTGGAAAGCGGGGAGATTGCTGAGCTCGGCACTGGCATCAAAACCTCGGACTGGTTCATGGACTACCGCAACGCCGATGGATCATTGGCGGAGATGTGCGGCAATGGGGTGCGCCTCTTCGCTCACTGGCTCCATTCCCGCGGGCTGGTCGACACCGCGGAGTTCACCGTGGGCACCCGCGCCGGGGCCCGACTGGTGAAAGTTCACTCGTGTACCCCCCAGGCGGCCGAGGTGTCGGTGGCGATGGGCCCTGCCCGGGTCACCGGCATCTCCGAGGCTTTCTTCGGCTCCCACCGGGTGGCCGGACTCGGGGTGGATCTGGGAAACCCCCACTTGGCGGCCGTGATCCCGGGACTGAGCCCGGCTGAACTGGCCACCTGGGAGCTGTCTGAACCAACCTACGATGAGGGGTTCTTCCCCGAGGGGGTCAACGTTGAGATTGTGACCGAGGCAGTGGCCGACAGCGTGCACATGAGGGTCCACGAGCGTGGGGTGGGGGAGACCCGCTCCTGTGGCACCGGCACAGTGGCCGCAGCCCGGGCAGCCCTGGCCGATGCCGGGAAGGTTGACGGGAGACTCACCGTGGTGGTTCCCGGAGGGCAGGTGGAGGTGGAGATCCAGGGGGATCAGTCCACCCTCACCGGCCCCTCCCGCATCCTCGCGGAAGGAGAAGTGTCGCTGGCAGGTTTAAGCTGGCAACGCCCGGCCGGGAGGGGCCTCGCAGAGCGGGGTGCTCAGTAG
- the miaA gene encoding tRNA (adenosine(37)-N6)-dimethylallyltransferase MiaA, with protein MNQNLTPIAVVGPTASGKSALGIFLAHHFGGEVVNVDSMQLYRGMDIGTAKLPPAEREGIPHHQLDVLDITETASVATYQHHAIQDVEDIMARGKTPILVGGSMLYVQSLIDDWQFPPTDPEVRARWEQRLAAIGVDALHAELAEKDAVAAAKIEDKDPRRTVRALEVIELTGKPFQASQPPINGPARWGTRILGLRTTPDWLNPRIEKRTHQMFEQGLVAEVDTLLTRGLIADSTAGRAIGYAQVLAMHAGELTPEETVERTITSTRRYVRRQRSWFNRDPRIHWLDATGDTGAQALEFLG; from the coding sequence ATGAACCAGAATTTGACCCCCATTGCCGTCGTCGGACCCACCGCCTCCGGGAAATCCGCCCTGGGTATCTTCCTCGCACACCACTTCGGTGGGGAGGTGGTCAACGTCGACTCCATGCAGCTCTACCGCGGCATGGACATCGGCACCGCCAAACTTCCCCCCGCGGAACGCGAGGGAATCCCACACCACCAGCTCGATGTCCTCGACATCACCGAAACCGCCTCCGTGGCCACCTATCAGCACCACGCCATCCAGGATGTCGAGGACATCATGGCCCGCGGCAAAACCCCCATCCTGGTCGGTGGATCCATGCTCTATGTCCAATCCCTGATCGACGACTGGCAGTTCCCTCCCACCGATCCCGAGGTCCGCGCCCGTTGGGAGCAACGGTTGGCAGCGATCGGGGTGGATGCCCTGCACGCCGAACTAGCGGAAAAAGATGCGGTGGCGGCAGCCAAGATCGAGGACAAAGACCCCCGCCGCACCGTTCGCGCCCTAGAGGTCATCGAATTGACCGGAAAACCCTTCCAGGCCAGCCAACCCCCGATCAACGGGCCCGCCCGCTGGGGCACCCGCATCCTCGGGTTGCGCACCACCCCGGACTGGCTCAACCCCCGCATCGAAAAACGCACCCACCAGATGTTTGAACAGGGCCTGGTTGCCGAAGTCGATACTCTCCTGACCCGGGGACTGATCGCCGACTCCACCGCGGGGCGCGCCATCGGCTACGCCCAGGTGCTGGCCATGCACGCCGGGGAACTCACCCCGGAGGAGACAGTGGAAAGAACCATCACCAGCACCCGCCGCTATGTCCGCCGCCAACGCAGCTGGTTCAACCGCGACCCTCGCATCCACTGGCTCGATGCCACCGGAGACACCGGGGCACAGGCGCTAGAATTCCTGGGGTGA